A single genomic interval of Stenotrophomonas sp. ZAC14D1_NAIMI4_1 harbors:
- a CDS encoding VOC family protein encodes MRLLHLTLPVSDVGTVAAWFHDVLQLRVVGHHVHIGWSTIELQPADGQPLGGVHLAFNVPDNRFNEAITWLRERVPLQRNPEGIDYFALESTWQSQSVYFTGPDGLILELIGRKRLPASARSGAFHGSELTCLSEVGLPSADVDAVRAEASARFGLQPLSTPSPQFAPMGDDEGLLIVVAADRRWFPEQKDLPNAQGLLLRVGDVQGSGEIADTAQGWRVIQ; translated from the coding sequence ATGCGCCTGCTACACCTCACCCTGCCGGTGTCCGATGTGGGTACCGTCGCCGCCTGGTTCCACGACGTGCTGCAGCTGCGCGTGGTCGGCCACCACGTGCACATCGGCTGGAGCACCATCGAGCTGCAACCGGCCGATGGCCAGCCGCTGGGCGGCGTGCACCTGGCCTTCAACGTGCCGGACAACCGCTTCAACGAGGCCATTACGTGGCTGCGCGAGCGCGTGCCGCTGCAACGCAATCCCGAAGGCATTGACTACTTCGCGCTGGAGAGCACCTGGCAGTCGCAGTCGGTGTACTTCACCGGGCCCGATGGCCTGATCCTGGAGCTGATCGGCCGCAAGCGCCTACCGGCCAGCGCACGCAGCGGCGCGTTCCACGGCAGCGAGCTGACCTGCCTGAGCGAAGTGGGCCTGCCCAGCGCGGACGTGGATGCGGTACGCGCCGAGGCCAGCGCGCGCTTCGGGCTGCAGCCGCTCAGCACGCCCTCGCCGCAGTTCGCGCCGATGGGCGATGACGAAGGACTGTTGATCGTGGTCGCCGCCGACCGTCGGTGGTTCCCCGAGCAGAAGGACCTCCCCAACGCGCAGGGCCTGCTGCTGCGCGTGGGCGATGTGCAGGGCAGCGGCGAGATTGCCGATACCGCGCAGGGGTGGCGCGTGATCCAGTAG
- a CDS encoding aminotransferase class V-fold PLP-dependent enzyme, with translation MDSRRRNLLRAGTLLPAAAALSSLPAMAAARYAAPMQIPATTVAPDVLARDEGYWAAVASHFDITDEVNHLENGYWGAMGRETLASYQRHTAEVNRGNAWYGRHTFPAEYMAVHRQVADMLGVGADEIALTRGATEAMLALIGGYNRLAPGDQVLYADVDYDSMIGAMRWLQQRRGVQVERIALPAVPDHAQILQAYDAAFARLPKLKLVLLTQVSHRHGLVLPVAEIAERARARGIDVIVDAAHGFGQIAYAVPDLKADFVGINLHKWIGAPVGVGAMYVRKGRVADLDPYMGEADDGRVGSRVHTGTVNFAAYLALPEAIALHQRIGAANKQARLRYLRERWTVPARQMAHLEVLSSPDPALASALASFRLRGRTSVADNMALQKRLLDEHRVFTTHRDGLESGACVRVTPSVFTRPQQMDALVEALAGM, from the coding sequence ATGGACAGCCGCCGCCGTAACCTGCTGCGCGCCGGCACGCTGCTGCCGGCCGCCGCAGCGCTGTCTTCACTGCCTGCCATGGCCGCCGCGCGTTACGCTGCGCCCATGCAGATTCCCGCAACGACCGTGGCGCCGGACGTGCTGGCCCGCGATGAAGGCTACTGGGCCGCCGTGGCGAGCCACTTCGACATCACCGATGAAGTGAACCACCTGGAAAACGGCTACTGGGGCGCGATGGGGCGCGAGACCCTGGCCAGCTACCAGCGGCACACCGCCGAGGTGAACCGTGGCAATGCCTGGTACGGGCGGCACACCTTCCCCGCCGAGTACATGGCCGTGCACCGCCAGGTGGCCGACATGCTGGGCGTGGGGGCCGATGAGATCGCGCTGACCCGTGGCGCCACCGAGGCGATGCTGGCCCTGATCGGCGGCTACAACCGCCTCGCGCCCGGCGACCAGGTGCTGTACGCCGACGTGGACTACGACAGCATGATCGGCGCCATGCGCTGGCTGCAGCAGCGCCGTGGCGTGCAGGTGGAGCGCATCGCCCTGCCGGCCGTGCCCGACCACGCGCAGATCCTGCAGGCCTACGATGCCGCCTTCGCGCGGCTGCCCAAGCTGAAGCTGGTGCTGCTGACACAGGTCAGCCACCGCCATGGCCTGGTGCTGCCGGTGGCCGAGATCGCCGAACGTGCGCGTGCGCGCGGTATCGATGTGATCGTGGATGCCGCCCATGGTTTCGGCCAGATCGCCTACGCCGTGCCGGACCTGAAGGCCGATTTCGTGGGCATCAACCTGCACAAGTGGATCGGCGCACCGGTGGGCGTGGGTGCGATGTATGTCCGCAAGGGCCGCGTGGCCGACCTCGATCCGTACATGGGCGAGGCGGACGATGGCCGCGTCGGCAGCCGCGTGCACACCGGCACGGTGAACTTTGCGGCGTACCTGGCGCTGCCCGAAGCCATTGCCCTGCACCAGCGCATCGGTGCGGCCAACAAGCAGGCGCGCCTGCGCTACCTGCGCGAGCGCTGGACGGTGCCCGCCCGGCAGATGGCGCATCTGGAAGTGCTGTCCTCGCCTGACCCGGCACTGGCCAGCGCGCTGGCCAGCTTCCGCCTGCGCGGGCGCACCAGCGTGGCCGACAACATGGCGCTGCAGAAGCGCCTGCTGGATGAGCACCGGGTGTTCACCACGCATCGTGATGGCCTGGAATCCGGCGCCTGCGTGCGGGTCACGCCTTCAGTGTTCACCCGGCCGCAGCAGATGGATGCGTTGGTGGAAGCGCTGGCCGGCATGTAG
- a CDS encoding DNA breaking-rejoining protein produces the protein MMKTTILLSTLAFAAMTGPAWAQSTGATPAARTLSTVDVQALKAEATGRAFDVGGNRFQLAPTVAVQQAASGQFQITPSAAATSGSRSKRSLGAADAGTRKFAAAVSSDGAPVVATSRVKVFFTDAAAAQKAAAATGGTVVKVSKASGRAIVEYPSVNAALDATTKLLSTAGIRAAEADLVQWEEKK, from the coding sequence ATGATGAAGACAACCATTCTGTTGAGCACCCTCGCCTTCGCGGCGATGACCGGCCCGGCCTGGGCACAGAGCACGGGCGCCACGCCGGCGGCGCGCACGCTGTCCACCGTGGATGTGCAGGCGCTGAAGGCGGAGGCGACCGGCCGCGCGTTCGATGTGGGCGGCAACCGCTTCCAGCTGGCGCCCACGGTGGCCGTGCAGCAGGCGGCCAGCGGCCAGTTCCAGATCACTCCATCGGCGGCGGCGACCAGCGGCTCGCGCAGCAAGCGTTCGCTGGGTGCTGCTGATGCGGGCACCCGCAAGTTTGCGGCTGCGGTGTCCAGTGATGGCGCGCCGGTGGTGGCGACATCGCGGGTCAAGGTGTTCTTCACCGATGCGGCAGCGGCACAGAAGGCGGCAGCGGCCACCGGCGGCACGGTGGTGAAGGTGTCGAAGGCTTCGGGGCGGGCGATTGTGGAATACCCGTCGGTGAACGCGGCGCTGGATGCCACGACCAAGCTGCTGTCGACCGCGGGTATCCGCGCGGCCGAGGCGGACCTGGTGCAGTGGGAAGAGAAGAAGTGA
- a CDS encoding TonB-dependent receptor encodes MQSSLLSRSILLALSMVSAGGAIAADASTADTPGGGTTHAAPTQLDAMLVTGTRASNRTQFETLAPVDVFTKEDITSVDSTDLKDVLAQLVPSFVVQRLPMADGQVFVRPATLRGLSPDQTLVLVNGRRFHRSALLGNRGAQAADLAQIPTSAIKRIEVLRDGASAQYGSDAIAGVINIILEDSPGTEITAGYSQYAQGDGASRDFSARTGWALGDYGSLALFAESSNSDATSRTRQRPDAIAFQAAHPDLDVPNPVQRWGQPELESRRVGFNLKANASDTLEVYAFGLYSHSDGVSDFNWRNPDTTTGAYRTTSIFPGWDLRSLYPVGFSPQYGNVQNDLQLVGGLRGEITPKLRWDASASYGRNAIDYSLDNSINASLGPDSPTSFDLGRLTQTEKNANVDFNYEWDVAALAKPVNVAFGAEFRQETYEVRAGDPASYAVGPGAVAGLEANSNGAPGFSASQAGKWDQRSHAAYVDMEVPLGERWSIGAAGRYEDFSSFGNTVDGKLSARFAITPDVALRGTFSTGFRAPTPAQLNTTSTSQGLDTRTLQIFTSGRLSPNDPLAQLLGAKPLTPEESRTASLGLTWRTDMGLSGSVDVYRIKLTDRFSQSASFAIPAGTPNPLGYTSVNYFTNDFDTTTSGVDVVGNYLRDLGAGRMTLTLAYNFNRTRVDNGSTSVATNETQRVLFEDRLPEHKGSFTGSWDVGAWSLMARVRYYGAWTDSTGNAAGDIYQRFGDMTFLDLAVGYRINEHHSLRVGVDNVFDRYPDEATFQASRGLIYSRNAPYDTDGANVYAQYRLTF; translated from the coding sequence GTGCAGAGCTCGTTGTTGTCGCGTTCCATCCTCCTCGCCCTTTCCATGGTCAGCGCAGGAGGCGCGATCGCAGCAGATGCCAGTACGGCAGACACCCCCGGTGGTGGCACCACCCACGCCGCGCCGACCCAGCTGGACGCCATGCTGGTCACCGGCACCCGCGCCTCCAACCGCACCCAGTTCGAAACGCTGGCGCCGGTGGATGTGTTCACCAAGGAAGACATCACGTCGGTCGATTCCACCGACCTGAAGGACGTGCTGGCACAGCTGGTGCCGTCGTTCGTGGTGCAGCGCCTGCCGATGGCCGATGGCCAGGTGTTCGTGCGGCCCGCCACCCTGCGTGGCCTGTCGCCGGACCAGACCCTGGTGCTGGTCAACGGCCGCCGCTTCCACCGCAGCGCGCTGCTGGGCAACCGTGGCGCACAGGCCGCCGACCTGGCGCAGATCCCGACCAGCGCCATCAAGCGCATCGAAGTGCTGCGCGACGGTGCCTCGGCGCAGTATGGTTCGGACGCCATCGCCGGCGTCATCAACATCATTCTTGAAGACAGCCCGGGCACCGAGATTACTGCGGGCTACTCGCAGTACGCGCAGGGCGATGGTGCCTCGCGTGATTTCAGCGCCCGCACCGGCTGGGCGCTGGGCGACTACGGCAGCCTGGCGCTGTTCGCCGAGTCGTCGAACTCCGATGCCACCTCGCGCACCCGCCAGCGCCCCGATGCCATTGCCTTCCAGGCCGCGCACCCCGATCTGGACGTGCCCAACCCCGTGCAGCGCTGGGGCCAGCCGGAACTGGAAAGCCGCCGCGTGGGCTTCAACCTGAAGGCCAATGCCAGCGATACGCTGGAGGTCTACGCCTTCGGCCTGTACAGCCACAGCGATGGCGTCAGCGATTTCAACTGGCGCAACCCGGACACCACCACCGGCGCCTACCGCACCACCAGCATCTTCCCCGGCTGGGATCTGCGTTCGCTCTATCCGGTGGGCTTCAGCCCGCAGTACGGCAACGTGCAGAACGACCTGCAGCTGGTGGGTGGCCTGCGTGGTGAGATCACGCCCAAGCTGCGCTGGGATGCCAGCGCGTCGTATGGCCGCAATGCCATCGACTACAGCCTGGACAATTCCATCAATGCCTCGCTTGGCCCGGACAGCCCGACCTCGTTCGACCTCGGCCGCCTGACCCAGACCGAGAAGAACGCCAACGTCGATTTCAACTACGAATGGGACGTGGCCGCGCTGGCCAAGCCGGTCAACGTTGCCTTCGGTGCCGAGTTCCGCCAGGAAACCTATGAAGTGCGCGCCGGCGACCCGGCCTCGTACGCGGTCGGCCCCGGCGCAGTAGCCGGCCTGGAAGCCAACTCCAACGGCGCGCCGGGCTTCTCGGCCAGCCAGGCGGGCAAGTGGGACCAGCGCAGCCATGCTGCCTATGTCGATATGGAAGTGCCGCTGGGCGAACGCTGGAGCATCGGTGCCGCCGGCCGCTATGAAGACTTCTCCAGCTTCGGCAATACCGTGGACGGCAAGCTGTCGGCGCGCTTTGCCATCACCCCGGACGTGGCCCTGCGCGGCACGTTCTCCACCGGCTTCCGCGCGCCCACCCCGGCGCAGTTGAACACCACCAGCACCAGCCAGGGCCTGGATACGCGCACCCTGCAGATCTTCACCAGCGGCCGCCTGTCGCCGAACGATCCGCTGGCACAGCTGCTCGGTGCCAAGCCGCTCACCCCGGAAGAATCGCGCACCGCCTCGCTCGGCCTGACCTGGCGCACCGACATGGGCCTGTCCGGTTCGGTGGATGTGTACCGCATCAAGCTCACCGACCGCTTCAGCCAGTCGGCCAGCTTCGCCATTCCCGCCGGCACGCCCAATCCGCTGGGCTACACCTCGGTCAACTATTTCACCAACGATTTCGACACCACCACCAGCGGCGTGGACGTGGTCGGCAACTACCTGCGCGACCTCGGCGCCGGCCGCATGACGCTGACCCTGGCCTACAACTTCAACCGCACCCGCGTGGACAACGGCAGCACTTCGGTGGCGACCAACGAAACCCAGCGCGTGCTGTTCGAAGATCGCCTGCCGGAGCACAAGGGCAGCTTCACCGGCAGTTGGGATGTCGGGGCGTGGTCGCTGATGGCGCGCGTGCGCTACTACGGCGCGTGGACCGATTCGACCGGCAACGCGGCCGGCGACATCTACCAGCGCTTCGGTGACATGACCTTCCTCGACCTGGCCGTGGGCTACCGCATCAACGAGCACCACAGCCTGCGCGTGGGCGTGGACAACGTGTTCGACCGCTACCCGGACGAGGCGACCTTCCAGGCCAGCCGCGGGCTGATCTACTCGCGCAACGCACCCTACGACACCGACGGTGCCAACGTGTATGCACAGTACCGGCTGACCTTCTGA
- a CDS encoding sorbosone dehydrogenase family protein codes for MADRILPTLGILSLAVMLAACAGKAEYHPADQSGAQPPLPKPANFLMPPMQVPKGVGWADGQSPTVADGLKIERIAANLQHPRRLLTLPNGDVLVVEGNGPGEEPVTTPKQWIAGKVKARSGKAGKGGNRVTLLRRTPGTDAWTQHVYIEGLHSPFGIQLIGDTLYVANTGNIMQYHYVPGETRMSDKGREFTDLPSTINHHWTKELLASPDGSKLYVGVGSNSNITENGLAVEYRRAVVLEVDVATRGSRIFASGIRNPTGLDWEPSTGKLWAVANERDEIGADLVPDYLTSVKEDGFYGWPYSYYGQHVDERVQPQRPDLVAKAIVPDYAIGSHVAPLGLLFYTGQSLPAKYHGGAFIGEHGSWDRSPLSGYEVVYVAFKDGKPTGRPEAVVSGFTSKDEKTLMGAPVGMAMDADGALLVADDVGDVVWRVSAK; via the coding sequence ATGGCTGATCGCATCCTGCCCACGCTGGGCATCCTTTCCCTGGCGGTGATGCTGGCCGCCTGCGCCGGCAAGGCCGAGTACCACCCGGCCGACCAGTCCGGCGCGCAGCCGCCGCTGCCCAAGCCGGCCAACTTCCTCATGCCGCCCATGCAGGTGCCCAAGGGCGTGGGCTGGGCCGACGGCCAGTCGCCCACCGTGGCCGACGGCCTGAAGATCGAACGCATCGCCGCCAACCTGCAGCACCCGCGCCGCCTGCTCACTCTGCCCAACGGCGACGTGCTGGTGGTGGAAGGCAATGGCCCCGGCGAAGAGCCGGTCACCACGCCCAAGCAGTGGATCGCCGGCAAGGTGAAGGCGCGCTCGGGCAAGGCCGGCAAGGGCGGCAACCGGGTCACCCTGCTGCGCCGCACGCCGGGTACCGATGCCTGGACCCAGCACGTCTACATCGAAGGCCTGCATTCGCCGTTCGGCATCCAGCTCATCGGTGACACGCTGTACGTGGCCAACACCGGCAACATCATGCAGTACCACTACGTGCCCGGCGAAACCCGCATGTCCGACAAGGGCCGCGAGTTCACCGACCTGCCCAGCACCATCAACCACCACTGGACCAAGGAACTGCTGGCCAGCCCCGATGGCAGCAAGCTGTACGTGGGCGTGGGTTCCAACAGCAACATCACCGAAAACGGCCTGGCCGTCGAATACCGCCGCGCGGTCGTGCTGGAAGTGGACGTGGCCACGCGTGGCAGCCGCATCTTCGCCTCGGGCATCCGCAACCCCACCGGCCTGGACTGGGAGCCGAGCACCGGCAAGCTGTGGGCCGTGGCCAACGAGCGCGATGAGATCGGTGCCGACCTGGTGCCCGACTACCTGACCTCGGTGAAGGAAGACGGCTTCTATGGCTGGCCCTACAGCTACTACGGCCAGCACGTGGACGAGCGCGTGCAGCCGCAGCGGCCGGACCTGGTGGCCAAGGCGATCGTGCCCGACTACGCCATCGGCTCGCACGTGGCGCCGCTGGGCCTGCTGTTCTACACCGGCCAGTCGCTGCCGGCGAAGTACCACGGTGGTGCCTTCATCGGCGAACACGGCAGCTGGGACCGTTCGCCGCTCAGCGGCTACGAAGTGGTCTACGTGGCCTTCAAGGACGGCAAGCCGACCGGCCGCCCGGAAGCCGTGGTCAGCGGCTTCACCTCCAAGGATGAAAAGACCCTGATGGGCGCGCCGGTGGGCATGGCGATGGACGCCGACGGCGCACTGCTGGTGGCCGACGACGTCGGCGATGTGGTGTGGCGGGTCTCGGCGAAGTAG
- a CDS encoding TPM domain-containing protein, translating to MLLCLLPMVVMAAAAVPALDDPVVDAAGALSADTRATLRAQALQLQARTGAQLQVLVVDHVGDEGIEAYAQRVFDQWQLGREGVDDGVLLLVAVQDRRVRIQTGYGLEGAIPDAYAARIIDKAIVPRFRDGDLDQGLLDGTKIMVALIDGEDLPAWEDPTARSVLPPDWRSADSVVALALLAGFLAGVWRSPPASSAAKTPDDFARRHRERQRGQSRAGAKQRARPKRLPAWGRPMLVTAVVAGGMLAAVVWAPRSALAALCIVLALCVPVASLLGWCWRRSRGLRIVLLGMLGVSAGFFVVMLLRGQLPPSLALHTLLDLAVGIAAMLVFFLIQACRARWHKDRSSFGVRFAVLVLLTAGYAIFALLAIDRVDPAARLAATIGWSAGTLVLYFAWIFTMLPGEKARGSGGSSSGYRSSSGTSSSSSSSSSSSSWSGGGGRSGGGGASGSW from the coding sequence ATGCTGTTGTGCCTGCTGCCGATGGTGGTGATGGCTGCTGCTGCGGTACCTGCACTGGATGATCCGGTGGTGGATGCTGCGGGTGCCTTGTCGGCGGATACCCGCGCCACCCTGCGCGCACAGGCACTGCAGTTGCAGGCACGTACCGGCGCGCAACTGCAGGTACTGGTGGTCGACCATGTTGGCGATGAGGGCATCGAGGCCTACGCCCAGCGGGTGTTCGATCAGTGGCAGCTGGGCCGCGAAGGCGTCGATGATGGTGTGCTGCTGCTGGTGGCCGTGCAGGACCGCCGCGTGCGCATCCAGACCGGCTATGGCCTGGAGGGTGCAATTCCGGATGCGTATGCTGCGCGCATCATCGACAAGGCGATCGTGCCACGCTTCCGCGATGGCGACCTCGACCAGGGGTTGCTGGATGGAACGAAGATCATGGTTGCGCTGATCGACGGCGAAGATCTGCCGGCCTGGGAAGACCCGACGGCACGCAGCGTGCTGCCGCCGGACTGGCGCAGTGCGGATTCAGTGGTCGCCCTGGCGCTGCTGGCCGGCTTCCTCGCCGGCGTGTGGCGCTCGCCACCAGCGTCCAGCGCGGCGAAGACACCGGACGACTTCGCACGCAGGCATCGCGAGCGCCAGCGCGGACAGTCGCGTGCGGGTGCCAAGCAACGGGCGCGACCGAAGCGATTGCCGGCCTGGGGCCGCCCGATGCTGGTGACGGCCGTCGTGGCTGGCGGGATGCTGGCGGCGGTCGTGTGGGCACCGCGCTCTGCACTGGCGGCGCTCTGCATCGTGTTGGCGTTGTGCGTACCCGTGGCGAGCCTGCTCGGCTGGTGCTGGCGCCGCAGCCGGGGCCTGCGCATCGTGTTGCTGGGCATGCTCGGGGTCAGTGCGGGCTTCTTCGTGGTGATGCTGCTGCGTGGCCAGTTGCCGCCCAGCCTGGCCCTGCACACGCTGCTGGATCTGGCCGTGGGCATTGCCGCGATGCTGGTGTTCTTCCTCATACAGGCCTGCCGTGCACGCTGGCATAAGGACCGCAGCAGTTTCGGGGTGCGGTTCGCAGTGCTGGTGCTGCTGACCGCTGGCTACGCGATCTTTGCCCTGCTGGCCATTGATCGGGTCGACCCGGCAGCGCGCCTTGCGGCGACGATCGGGTGGAGTGCCGGTACGCTCGTGCTGTACTTCGCCTGGATCTTCACCATGCTGCCAGGTGAGAAAGCACGCGGCAGCGGCGGTTCATCCAGCGGCTATCGCAGCTCTTCCGGCACCTCGTCGTCAAGTTCATCCTCAAGCAGCTCCAGCAGCTGGTCCGGGGGCGGTGGCCGCAGCGGTGGTGGTGGCGCGTCGGGCAGCTGGTAG
- a CDS encoding DUF2231 domain-containing protein has protein sequence MVNPVAQAHRGPGTTLFSLLNPIPFGFFVGALIFDILYLNTAEVMWGKAAAWLITFGLLIAIIPRLINLFAVWRRNGTATGVDRVDFLLNLVAIVLAIWNAFVHSRDAYAVAVPGTILSALTVGLIAIGFILLSLQLPVLHGGRHG, from the coding sequence ATGGTCAACCCCGTCGCCCAGGCCCATCGCGGCCCGGGCACCACGCTTTTCAGCCTGTTGAACCCGATACCGTTCGGCTTCTTCGTCGGCGCCCTCATCTTCGACATCCTCTACCTCAACACCGCCGAGGTGATGTGGGGCAAGGCCGCGGCCTGGCTGATCACCTTCGGCCTGCTCATCGCCATCATTCCGCGGCTGATCAACCTGTTTGCGGTATGGCGCCGCAACGGCACCGCCACCGGCGTGGACCGCGTGGATTTCCTGCTCAACCTGGTGGCCATCGTGCTGGCCATCTGGAATGCCTTCGTGCACAGCCGCGACGCCTACGCGGTGGCCGTGCCGGGCACCATCCTCTCCGCCCTGACCGTGGGCCTGATCGCCATCGGTTTCATCCTGCTGTCGCTGCAGCTGCCGGTGCTGCACGGAGGTCGTCATGGCTGA
- a CDS encoding exopolysaccharide biosynthesis protein: MTYRAPEATDTAPLAEQIEDLIHGLPGEQIRVGTLLQALGDEGLMLIVILLSAIFLIPVSIPGLSTVFGASILLIGLSRVRDRPLWVPRRLAEREVATEKLKASLGRALKWVHRMERLSQPMRLAVMVRSKKMMRLNNLALVFATLLLMAPAGPIPFSNTLPALALMSFAIGFIQRDGAAVAAGYAFVVATVVYFGVLLGGVGFAAESVFSGLRGGTSSV, encoded by the coding sequence ATGACCTACCGCGCCCCCGAGGCTACCGACACCGCACCGCTGGCCGAGCAGATCGAAGACCTGATCCACGGCCTGCCCGGCGAGCAGATCCGCGTGGGCACGCTGCTGCAGGCGCTGGGCGACGAGGGGCTGATGCTGATCGTGATCCTGCTCTCGGCGATCTTCCTGATTCCGGTGTCGATTCCCGGGCTGAGCACGGTGTTCGGTGCGTCCATCCTGCTGATCGGCCTGAGCCGCGTGCGCGACCGCCCGCTGTGGGTACCGCGCCGCCTGGCCGAGCGTGAGGTGGCCACCGAAAAGCTGAAGGCCAGCCTGGGCCGCGCCCTGAAGTGGGTACACCGCATGGAGCGGCTGTCGCAGCCGATGCGGCTGGCGGTGATGGTGCGTTCGAAGAAGATGATGCGGCTGAACAACCTGGCGCTGGTATTTGCCACGCTGCTGCTGATGGCACCGGCCGGGCCGATTCCCTTCAGCAATACTTTGCCTGCGCTGGCGCTGATGTCGTTCGCGATCGGGTTCATCCAGCGCGATGGCGCGGCGGTGGCGGCCGGTTATGCGTTCGTAGTGGCCACGGTGGTGTACTTCGGCGTGCTGCTGGGTGGCGTGGGGTTTGCAGCGGAATCGGTGTTCAGTGGGCTGCGTGGTGGTACGTCGTCCGTGTAG
- a CDS encoding S8 family serine peptidase, with translation MKRNTLRTVPPRSARLALATALVLGSLAASAQAQQADPLANLQWHLLNTGQAVPADTLPVAGNDLNVDGLYRNGIRGQGVVIGIVDDGLQIAHPDLAANVATVPGKNFANGSTNPSPSNPDADHHGTMVGGIAGAVGANGVGVRGVAPAATLKGFNVLASNAQGNQLSNIEYSWWDGAESADVQVFNNSWGAGPGNPNLPLAFSQNDVASYEQALSGTRGGRGGIYVKSAGNNFNNASVSQTQDVCTTDTKNRNTGCVPAGRDPRNNLFNVITVGAVRADGVRSSYSSTGSALWVSAFGGEYGLQAQYAPGLVARAYDPAIITTDVGGCAVGSNKNSARENSLDSNLSAIDSTCNYTAKMNGTSASAPMVSGVAALVLEANPRLSYRDVKYILATTATRTHPNQPAVTLADGRTLVPGWTVNAAGRAFSNWYGFGVVNAARAVQVADTFQSLGPLLDTGWRTTTRSVAIGSTSATAGRLTFQVANGARNVESVQLGFRVNHSNTRQLQFVLVSPSGTRSVVQPAFTAIGSGTGGVQRNFTNWDLLSSNAFLDESATGMWTLEVTDMGQAAGAASRGSLEFFKIRVLGH, from the coding sequence ATGAAGCGAAACACGCTCCGCACCGTGCCACCGCGTTCCGCGCGGCTGGCCCTGGCCACTGCGCTGGTACTGGGCAGCCTGGCTGCCAGCGCCCAGGCGCAGCAGGCCGATCCCCTGGCCAACCTGCAGTGGCACCTGCTCAACACCGGGCAGGCGGTACCGGCCGACACCCTGCCGGTGGCAGGCAACGATCTCAACGTCGATGGCCTGTACCGCAATGGCATCCGCGGCCAGGGCGTGGTGATCGGCATCGTCGATGATGGCCTGCAGATCGCCCACCCCGATCTGGCCGCCAACGTGGCGACGGTGCCCGGCAAGAACTTCGCCAACGGTTCCACCAACCCCTCCCCCTCCAACCCCGATGCCGACCACCACGGCACCATGGTCGGCGGCATCGCCGGCGCAGTGGGTGCCAACGGCGTGGGCGTGCGCGGCGTGGCCCCGGCGGCCACGCTGAAGGGCTTCAACGTGCTGGCCTCCAACGCGCAGGGCAACCAGCTGAGCAACATCGAGTACTCGTGGTGGGATGGCGCCGAATCGGCCGACGTGCAGGTGTTCAACAACAGCTGGGGCGCCGGGCCGGGCAACCCGAACCTGCCACTGGCCTTCAGCCAGAACGATGTGGCGTCCTATGAGCAGGCGCTGTCGGGCACGCGTGGCGGCCGCGGTGGCATCTACGTGAAGTCGGCTGGCAATAACTTCAACAACGCCTCGGTCAGCCAGACGCAGGATGTCTGCACCACCGATACCAAGAACCGCAACACCGGCTGCGTGCCGGCCGGCCGCGACCCGCGCAACAACCTGTTCAACGTGATCACCGTGGGTGCGGTGCGCGCCGATGGCGTGCGCTCGTCATACTCGTCCACCGGTTCGGCACTGTGGGTGTCGGCCTTCGGTGGCGAATACGGGTTGCAGGCGCAGTACGCACCAGGCCTGGTGGCGCGCGCCTACGACCCGGCCATCATCACCACCGACGTTGGCGGCTGCGCGGTGGGCAGCAACAAAAACAGCGCGCGCGAGAACAGCCTGGACAGCAACCTGTCGGCCATCGACAGCACCTGCAACTACACGGCCAAGATGAACGGCACGTCCGCCTCGGCGCCGATGGTGTCCGGCGTGGCCGCGCTGGTGCTGGAAGCCAACCCGCGCCTGAGCTACCGCGACGTGAAGTACATCCTGGCCACCACCGCCACCCGCACCCATCCCAACCAGCCGGCGGTGACGCTGGCCGATGGGCGCACGCTGGTGCCGGGCTGGACGGTGAACGCCGCTGGCCGCGCCTTCAGCAACTGGTATGGCTTCGGCGTGGTGAATGCCGCACGCGCGGTGCAGGTGGCCGATACGTTCCAGTCGCTCGGGCCGCTGCTGGACACCGGCTGGCGCACCACCACCCGCAGCGTGGCGATCGGCAGCACGTCGGCCACGGCCGGCCGGCTGACCTTCCAGGTGGCCAATGGGGCGCGCAACGTCGAAAGCGTGCAGCTCGGCTTCCGGGTCAACCACAGCAACACGCGGCAACTGCAGTTCGTGCTGGTGTCGCCCAGCGGCACGCGCAGCGTGGTGCAACCGGCGTTCACCGCCATCGGTTCCGGCACGGGCGGCGTGCAGCGCAACTTCACCAACTGGGATCTGCTGTCCAGCAACGCGTTCCTGGATGAAAGCGCCACGGGCATGTGGACGCTGGAAGTGACCGACATGGGGCAAGCCGCCGGCGCTGCATCGCGCGGCAGCCTCGAATTCTTCAAGATCCGCGTTCTGGGGCACTGA